Genomic DNA from Patescibacteria group bacterium:
ACTAAAAAATGAAAAAGACTTTTCCAAGGTATTTGCTTTAGCGGATATATTATCTATGAATTTAAAAGTTCATCCACTTAGAATTACATCAATTTCACAATTTTTGATTAGTCTTGAAATTCCTAATGAAATAACTAAATAAAATGCCTAACATAGATATAAATATAAAAAGAAATGACCCAAATGCAAGGGTTCCTTTAGAACCATTTTTAGATGAATTAATAAAAAGTCCTAGTGATAAATTTATTATTCCACTTGGTAGAGATAAAGATAACAAATTACATTCTATAGATTTAAAGGAATGTCATCATATTTTAAGCGCTGGTATGGCTCTTTCTGGAGTTGGAATGTTTAACAGAGTTGCATTATTATCTTTAATAAAACAAAAAGATCCAAAAGACTTGAGAATTATTTTAATTGATCCTATTCGTAAATTTCAAAATTTTTATGATATTCCCCATCTATTATATCCACCTATTTATTATAAAGATCGGCAGGATACAGTTTTAAATACTTTGAAGTGGTCTATTGCTGAAATGGAAAGAAGGTATGAAATTTTAGCAGAGAATAATGTCCATGATATGTATTCTTATAATGAAAAATGTAACCAAACAGTACTTCCTAACATTATAATATTTATTAGTGAATTAGGTGAGATTATACCAAATGAAGAGATAGAGATGGTTTTAGTTAAAATTTTACAAATGGCTAAATTAATAGGAATTCATTTAATTATAAGTACTCAATGGATAACAAATAAAGTTATTACAAATTTAATTAAAAATAATATTAGTTCTAAATTAATATTTCAAGTTCCCTCTCAAAATGAAGCTGATCTTTTAGAAGCTCCAGGAGCTGAAAAACTTATTGGTCAAGGAGATATGATTTTCTATGGATCAAGTGATCAAGTATTAAAATTACAAGGATTTCATATTAGTGATGAAAAAATAGAGGAATTATTAAAAATATATAAATAATTTTTAATTTAAAAAAATATGCAAAATGAATTTTCAAAAATAGAAAAATTACTAGAAGAAATTTTAGTAGAAATAAAAAAAGTATCAGGTAATTTAAAAAACAATACCCTATCATCTGTGATTATTCCTGAAGCGGAGGAAAAACTTTATAAACAAGCAATAAAGCTAATTACTGAACATGAATCTGTAAGCGCTACCTTATTACAAAGAAAATTTCGTATTGGCTATGCAAGCAGCGCTAGATTACTAGATAAATTAGAGAAAGGAAAATTTATTGGTCCGGCCAATGGTGCAAAACCAAGGAAGGTATTAAAAAAGAAATAAAAAAATATGAATATC
This window encodes:
- a CDS encoding FtsK/SpoIIIE domain-containing protein, which produces MPNIDINIKRNDPNARVPLEPFLDELIKSPSDKFIIPLGRDKDNKLHSIDLKECHHILSAGMALSGVGMFNRVALLSLIKQKDPKDLRIILIDPIRKFQNFYDIPHLLYPPIYYKDRQDTVLNTLKWSIAEMERRYEILAENNVHDMYSYNEKCNQTVLPNIIIFISELGEIIPNEEIEMVLVKILQMAKLIGIHLIISTQWITNKVITNLIKNNISSKLIFQVPSQNEADLLEAPGAEKLIGQGDMIFYGSSDQVLKLQGFHISDEKIEELLKIYK
- a CDS encoding DNA translocase FtsK, with protein sequence MQNEFSKIEKLLEEILVEIKKVSGNLKNNTLSSVIIPEAEEKLYKQAIKLITEHESVSATLLQRKFRIGYASSARLLDKLEKGKFIGPANGAKPRKVLKKK